The following coding sequences are from one Pseudophryne corroboree isolate aPseCor3 chromosome 3 unlocalized genomic scaffold, aPseCor3.hap2 SUPER_3_unloc_3, whole genome shotgun sequence window:
- the LOC134984008 gene encoding gastrula zinc finger protein XlCGF17.1-like produces the protein MGDQQCKEEEIPTGICTADGCNRRDRWKEHLPLSPVCNIEDNTRRESSVEIPITSDVYPGLHITDMSSDPTYHKCSDRVDTKSFTQDTKLITHQPAKTFPCSECGKCFRYKSYLVIHQRRHTGEKPFPCSECGKWFTHKSTLILHMKIHTGEKPYSCSECWKCFMKKSKLVIHNRCHTGEKPFPCSECGKCFTQKSHLVSHERSHTGEKPFQCSECGKCFTQESNLVVHERSHTREKPFPCSECGNFFMQKSDLVIHQRSHTGEKPYSCSECGKCFTRKSHLVLHQKTHTGEKPYSCSKCGKYFKQKSELVIHQRIHTGEKPFPFLSVGNVLDRNRILSDIRELTDENPFLCFELANDTNQILLCINLFSIHYCI, from the exons atgggtgatcagcagtgtaaggaggaggaaatccctacaggtaTCTGCACAG CAGATGGATGTAACAGAAGAGATAGATGGAAGGAGCATCTCCCTTTATCTCCAGTCTGTAACATAGAAGATAACACCAGAAGAGAGTCTTCAGTCGAAATCCCTATTACCTCAGATGTATATCCAGGTCTTCACATCACAGATATGTCATCAGATCCCACTTATCATAAATGTTCTGATAGAGTAGATACCAAAAGTTTTACACAGGACACAAAGCTTataacccatcagccagctaagacatttccatgttctgagtgtgggaaatgttttagatacaaatcatatcttgttatacatcagagaaggcacacaggtgaaaagccatttccatgttctgagtgtgggaaatggtttacaCACAAATCAACTCTTATTTTACATAtgaaaattcacacaggtgagaagccatattcatgttctgagtgttggaaatgttttatgaagaaatcaaaacttgttatacataacagatgtcacacaggtgagaagccatttccatgttctgagtgcggtaaatgttttacgcagaaatcacatcttgttagtcatgagagaagtcacacaggtgagaagccatttcaatgttcagagtgtgggaaatgttttacacaggaaTCAAACCTTGTTgtccatgagagaagtcacacacgtgagaagccatttccatgttctgagtgtgggaatttTTTCatgcagaaatcagatcttgttatacatcagagaagtcacacaggtgagaaaccttattcatgttctgagtgtgggaaatgttttacacggaaatcacatctagttctacatcagaaaactcacacaggtgagaagccttattcgtgttctaagtgtgggaaatattttaagcAGAAAtcagagcttgttatacatcagagaattcacacaggtgagaagccatttccatttctgagtgtgggaaatgttttagacagaaatcgCATCTTGtcagacatcagagaactcacagatGAGAATCCATTTCTTTGTTTTGAGTTAGCAAAtgatacaaatcagatcttgttatgcaTTAACTTATTCAGTATTCATTATTGTATCTAA